The Thermus thermamylovorans genome contains the following window.
GTGAGTGTCAAGATAAGGGCATGCGCATCGTACCTTTTGGCGCTAGCCGGGAGGTGACCGGAAGCTGCCACCTCCTCTTGGCCGAGGGCAGGCAGGTCCTCCTGGACTGCGGCATGTTCCAGGGGCGGGAGGAGGAGAAGAACCGCGCTCCCTTTGGCTTCGACCCCCAGAACTTAGACGCCGTGGTCCTCACCCACGCCCACCTGGACCACGTGGGCCGCCTGCCCAAGCTCTGCCGCGAGGGCTACCAGGGTCCGGTGTACGCTACCCGGGCCACCCTACTCCTCATGCGCATCGTCTTGGAAGACGCCTTGAAGGTCATGGAGGAGCCCTTCTTCGAGGAGAAGGACCTGGAAATCCTCCAGCGCCACCTGAAACCCCTGGAGTACGGGGAGTGGCTCAGGCTTGGTGACCTAACCCTTACCTTCGGCCAGGCGGGGCATCTTCCGGGAAGCGCCTTCGCGGTGGCCCAGGGGGAGGGAAAGACTTTTGTGTACAGCGGGGACCTGGGCAACCGCCAGAAGACCGTCCTCCCCGACCCCTCTCCCCCTCCCAAGGCCCACCTGGTTCTCTCCGAGGGGACCTACGGGGACCGGCCCCACCGCCGCTTCCCGGCCACAGTGGAGGAGTTCTTGGATATCCTAGACCGGACCTTGAGCCAAGGCGGGAAGGTCTTCATCCCCTCATTTGCCCTGGAACGGACCCAGGAAATCCTCTTCCTCCTTTACGAAAACGGCCATCGGCTGCCCAGGGCACCCATCTACCTGGACTCGCCCATGGCCGAGCGGGTGCTCTCCCTCTACCCCAGCCTGGTGCGCTACCTGAGCGAGGAGGTGCAGGTTTACTTTCTCCAGGGAAAGAACCCCTTCCGCCCTCGAGGCCTAGAGGTGGTGGAAAACGCCGAGGCCTCCAGGGCTCTGGCACGCGAGCCTGGCCCCATGGTGGTCATCGCCGGGAGCGGCATGCTTGCGGGAGGGCGCATCTTGCACCACCTGAAGCACGGGCTTTCCGACCCCAAGAACGCCTTGGTCTTCGTGGGGTACCAGCCTCGAGGCGGCCTGGGAGCCGAGATCATCGCCCGCCCCGAGAAGGTGCGGGTCCTGGGCCAAGAGGTACCCCTACGGGCCGGCGTCCACACCCTGGGCGGCTTCTCGGGACACGCAGGGCAGGACGAGCTCTTGGACTGGCTCGAGGGCCAGCCCCGGGTGCTTTTGGTCCACGGGGAGGAAGAGAAGCTTTTGGAGCTGGGCAAGCTCCTCGCCCTAAGGGGCCAGGAGGTGGGCCTGGCCACCCTGGGAGAGGGGGTGGAGGTCTGAGCACCCCGTCTTAAGGCCCTCCGGGGCTCTCGCCCTCCGCCTGCTCGGCCCGGGGCCGGAACCCCAGGCGCTCCAGGACCATACGGGTGGCCGGGCTCCGGTTGAGGGTGTAGAAGTGCACCCCCTCCACCCCGGCCTCCAGGAGCTCCGCCACCTGGCGGGCGGCGTGCTCCACCCCGATCTCCAGGGTGGCCTTGGGGTCCTCCTGGTGGCGCTCCAGCTGGGAGAGGAGAGGCCCGGGGATGCTGGCCCCGCAGACCTCGGTGAAGCGGCGGAGCTGGGCGTAGCCCGTGACGGGCATGATGCCGGGGAGGATGGGGATCCCTATGCCTATGCGCCTTGCCCTTTCCAGGAAGCCAAAGTAATGGGCGTTGTTGAAAAAAAGTTGTGTGATGGCGAAGTCCAACCCTGCCTCCACCTTGGCCCGGAAGTGGCGGAGGTCGGCCTCGAGGCTAGGGCTTTCCGGGTGCCCCTCGGGGTAGGCGGCCCCGCCCACGGAAACCCCCTCCCCGTAGCGCTCGCGGATGCGGGCCACAAGCTCTACGGCGTAGCGGAAGCCCTCAGGATGGGGCCGGAAAACCCTTTCCCCTGGGGGCGGGTCGCCCCGGAGGGCCAGGAGGTTCTCCACCCCTGCCGCCACAAAGCGCTCCAAGACCTCCCCCACCTCCTCCCGGCTCTGGCCGGCCACGGTGAGGTGGGCGAGGGGCCTCAAGCCCAGGTCCCGGATGCGCCTGGCCCAGAGGACGCTCCTTTCCCGCGTGCTCCCCATGGCCCCGTAGGTGATGGAGACGAAGGCCGGGCGGAAGGCCTTCAGCTCCCCCAGGGTGCGGAAAAGGGCCTCCTCCCCCTCCGGGGTCTTGGGAGGGAAGAACTCGAAGGAGAAGAGGGGCCCCCTACGTTCCCTGAGGAGGTCCCGTATTTTCACGCGTCCGAGTGTAGCCCCTCCCCACCCCCCGGTCAAGGGTGGCACAATGGGGGTATGGTAGAGGTCCCGGAGATCCCCAAGGTGGTAGGCCTGGAGCTTCCCGCCAAGGAAACCGCCTTGATCGTGGTGGACATGCAAAACGACTTCGCCCACCCCCAAGGGGCCCTCTTCGTGCCCGAGGCCCCGAGGAGCGTACCCGCCATAAAGCTCCTCCTGGAGAAGGCCAGAGAGGCCGGAGCCCGGGTGGTCTACACCCAGGACTGGCACCGGGAGGACGACCCCGAGTTCCAGATTTGGCCCAGACACGCGGTGGCCGGCACCTGGGGGGCGGAGATCCTGGAGGAGCTCCGCCCCGAGCCCGGGGACCTCGTCGTCCAGAAGGTGCGCTACGACGCCTTCTACGGCACGCCCCTGGACCACTACCTGCACCTATGGGGCGTAAAGCACGTGGTGGTCACGGGCACCGTGGCCAACATCTGCGTGCTGCACACCGCGGGCTCCGCTGCCCTGCGCTGGTACCGGGTGGTCCTGCCGGAGGACGCCACCAGCGCCCTCACCCCCTTCGACCTGCAGGCCGCCTTGCGCCAGGTGGCCTTCCTCTACCAGGGGAAGGTGACCCGGGCCGAGGGGGTGCGCTTTGTCTGAGCCCCCGGCCCCGGTGGGGCCGATCCCATGGCGGAGCCCGGACTGATCCCCCTGGCCCAAGCCCCGGGGGAAGGCGAGCTGGGCCTCCTCCAGGAGGTCCGGGCCCGGGGGTTTCCCGTGGTGGAGACCTGGGCCGCAGTCCTCTGGGAGGAGTTCGCCCGGCTCAACAACCTGCCCGAGCGCCTCATGGGCCTCTTCCGGGGCGTGTTCGGGGTGCGCATCGACGAGGAGCGCCTCCTCCTCGCCGCGGAGGAGGCCGGGAGGCTGGTCCGGGAAAGCTACCTCCTCCCCGAACGGGCCGAGGCCTTCCTGGAAACCCTCAAGGGGAGGGGGCCCTTTCTCGTGCGCCCTCCGGGGAAGGAGGGCTTCCTCCTGGCGGCCACCCCCCAGGAGGCCCTCTTCGCCCTGAAGCGGCTCTGGGCGGAGGCCTTCCGGGTGGAGGCCATCCTGGAGCGCCGCCCCGCCCTCCTGCCGGAGGCCCTCCCCCTCCTGGTGCAGCGGGCAGGGGGGGCCGCGGAGGATCCCTTCCTCTCCCTGGACCTCTCCCGGGCCCTGGGGAAAGCGGTGGTCGCCTACGCCTGGGAGGGCCGGGTGGTCCGGGTAGGATAGCCCCATGGTGGACAGCCACCTCCACACCCCCCTCTGTGGGCACGCGGAAGGTGCGCCGGGGGAGTACGTCTTCCACGCCCGGAAGGCGGGGCTTAGGGGCCTGGTCTTCACCGACCACGGCCCCATGCCCCCCTGGTACGACCCCCAGAGCCGCATGCGCCTTGCCGAGCTCCCCTTCTACCTCCTGGCCTTGGAACGGGTGCGGGAAGAAAACCCCGACCTCTACGTGGGCATCGGCCTCGAGGCTGACTTCCACGAGGGCACCCAGGACTTCGTCCGGGCCCTCCTCAGGAGCTACCCCTTCGACTACGCCATCGGCAGCGTCCACTACCTGGGGGCCTGGCCCCTGGACCACCCCGACCACCGGGAGGAGTACGCCTGGCGGGACCTCAAGGAGGTCTACCGGGCCTACTTCCAGGAGGTGGCGCGGGCGGCGAGGAGCGGCCTCTTCCACGCCATCGGCCACCTGGACCTACCCAAGAAGTTCGGCCACCACCTGCCGGAAGAGGCCCTTGTAGAGCTGGCCGAGCCCGCCCTGAGGGCCATCGCCGAGGAAGGGCTTCTCCTGGACGTGAACACCGCCGGGCTCCGGAACCCCGCGGGGGAGGTCTACCCCGGCCCCGCCCTCCTCCGCCGCGCCCGGGAGCTCGGGATTGGGGTGGTGCTGGGCTCCGACGCCCACCGGCCCCAAGAGGTAGGCCACGCCTTCGCCGAGGCCGCGGACCTCCTCCTCGGCCTGGGGTACCGGGAGGCCCTCTACTTTCGAGAGGGGCGGCCCGTGGCCTACCCCCTGTCCAGGGCCCTGTAGACTTGTGCCCTCTCCGCTCCCAGGTCCAGATCCCCGCGGAAGCCTCCAGCAGCCTCGTAGGCGCGAACGGCAGCCAAAAGCCGATAAAAGACCTCGGCGCAGGGGTCTGGGGCCGGGGCCTCGTACTCCATGAAGGTCACCCGCTCGTACTCGGGGCCGTAGGCCACCTCCTCTTGCCCCACGCACTCGCGGTAGCGCCTTAGGGCTTCGTCCACCTCGAGATAGGCCCGTTCCAAAGGGGTCACGCTCCCACCCCCTAGCTTGATTGTATCAGGTTTTTTTACTGCGGAACCTGAGGCTGGCCGCGGGGACGGGCCCTTCCTGGAAGCGCTCCTCCCGCCAGGGATCCCCCCGCCAGTGGTAGCCCAGCTTCTCCCAAAAGCCCAGCTCCAGGCGATCCAAAAGCTCTATGCCCCGCACCCATTTGGCGCTTTTCCAGGCGTAAAGGTGGGGCACCAGGAGGCGCACCGGACCGCCCCGCTCCGGGGGCAGGGGCTTGCCGAAGAGGGTGTGGGCCAGGAGGACGTCCTCCCGGAGGAGGTCCTCCAGGAGGAGGTTGGTGGTGTAGCCCCCGTAGCAGTAGGCCAGAGCGGCCACCGCCTCCGGCCTGGGCTGGGCCCGCTCCAGAAGGTCCCTTACCCTAACCCCTCGCCAGACCACGTCCAGGCGGCTCCAGCGGGTCACGCAGTGGAAGTCCCGGGTGAGCTCCACCTGGGGCAGGGCCAGGAGGTCGGCGTAGGTGAGGGTGAAGGGCGCCTCCACCAGGCCGAAGAGCTCGAAGCGCCACGCCTCCTTGGGGATCCGGGGTTCCTCTCCGTAGGTGAGGATGGGGAAGCGCTCGGTGACGATCTGCCCTGGGGGTACCTGGGCCATGCTCCCAGGGTAGCCCGGGAAGCCCCGGGGGGGAGGGGCCTAGGGCACGATCACCGCCCGGCCCCCCACCTCTCCCCGGCGAAGCCTGGCCGCCACCTCGTTGATGGCCTCCAGGGGATGGTACTCCAGCTCGATGGGGGTGAGGCGCCCCGCCTCTGCCAGGGCCACCACCTCCCTCAGCTCCTGCACCGTCCCCCAGAGGGTGGCCTCGAAGAGGACCTCGAAGCGGCTGTTCTCCAGCACCTTGAGCCGGGCGGCGCCTCCGGCCAGGCCCAGCTGGGTCACCTTGCCCCCCGTGGCCGTGACCCCCACGGCCAGGGTTAGGGTCTCCTCGCTGCCCACGAAGTCGAAGGCCGCCACCACCCCCATTCCCCCGGTGAGGTCCAGGATGCGTCCCGCCGGGTCCCCCCCCTCCTTGGGGTTGAGGGCGAAGTCAGCCCCGTAGGCCTTAGCCCGCTCCAGGCGGTCGGGGTTGATGTCCAAGGCGATGATCCCCCCACCGAAGAGGAGCCTCAGGAGCTTGACCCCGTACTGCCCGAGCCCACCCACCCCGATGACCAAGGCGTACCCATCGGGGCTCAGGTAGGGTAGGGCTTTCTTGACCGCCCGGTAGGGGGTGAGGGCGGCGTCGGCCAGGGGGGCGGCCTCCTTGGGGTCCAGGCGGTTTAGGGGCACCAGGTAGCGGGCGTGGGGCACCTTGAGGTACTCCGCGTACCCCCCGGGGTGGCGGGAAAGCCCCACCCACTGGGGGGCCAGGCAGAGCTGCTCCAGGCCCTGGAGGCAGTAGCGGCAGCGGCCGCAGCCCCAGCCCCCGTAGACCACCACCTTGTCCCCTTCCTTCACCCCCTCCACCCCGGGGCCCACCCGGACCACCGTGCCCGCGTTCTCGTGGCCCAGGGTATGGGGGAGGACGGGCAAGATGGGGATCTCCCCGTCCATCACGTGGAGATCGCTGTGGCAGAAGCCCGCCCCCTCCACCCGCACCAAGACCTCGCCGAAACCGAGCTCAGGCTCCGGCACCTCCTCCACCACCAGGGGCTTACCGTACTCGTGGAGCCGTGCCGCCCGCATACCGCTCCTTTCCGGTCCTAAGGGAAAGCCATGCGCCTCGGGACCAACCTCAGGGTAGCCCAAGGGGGGCAGGGCAGGTGTCCCCTCAGCCCCGGTAGCGGATCACCTCCACCCTCTCCAAGGTGACCAGGCCTTCCCGCACCATCCCGTCCAGGACGGGCAGGAAGGCCCGGATCTTGGCCTCCTCGTCCACGATCTCGATCATCACCGGCAGGTCCTGGGAGAGCTGGAGGATCTTGGCGGTGTGCACCTGGGAGTGGGCGCCGAAGCCCATGAAACCCCTGAAGACCGTGGCCCCCGCCAGGCCCCGCCGCCGGGCCTCGAGGACGATGGCCTCGTAGAGGGGCCGCCCCTGGAAGCGGTCCGACTCCCCGATGAAGATCCGCAGGAGCCTGGCCTCCCCTTCCAGCCTCATGCCCCTAGCCTACCAGGGCCCCGCCCAGGCGGTAACCCCAAAAGGCCAGGAAAAGGCCCAAAAGCACGCTCAAGAGGACGTAAAGCAGGGCCTTGGACCACTCCCCGTCCTGGAGGAGGAGGACAGTCTCGTAGCTGAAGGTGGAGAAGGTGGTGAACCCCCCCAGAACCCCCATGGCCAGGAAGAGCCGCGCCTCCCCGGAAAGGGCCCCCCCCAGGGAAAGCCCCACCACCAGGCCCAGGAGGAAGCTCCCCAGGGCGTTGACGAAGAGGGTGCTGTAGGGAAACCCGGGACCGGCGAGGCCCTGGACCCAGGCCCCGAGGCCGTAGCGCAAAAGGGAGCCCAAGGCCCCGCCCAAGGCCACCAGGAGGTACCGTTCCACCCCCAAAGTATAGTGGGGCCATGAAGCCCAAGACCCTCTCCCCCATCCTCACCGCCAGGGGGGTGCGGCTCGCCATCGCCGTGGGCCGCTTCAACGAGCGGGTAACCAAGATGCTTTTGGAAGGGGCCCTGGAGGCCTACGCCCGCCTGGGGGGGGACCCTGCCGAGGTCCTGGTGGCCTGGGTGCCGGGCTCCTTCGAGCTCCCCCTCGTCGCCAAGCGCCTGGCCCAGCGCCCCGACGTGGATGCGGTGGTGGCCCTGGGGGCCGTGGTGCGGGGGGAGACCCCCCACTTCGAGTACGTGGCCGCCCAGGCGGCCAGCGGCCTCATGCAGGCCATGCTCCAAACGGAAAAGCCCATCGTCTTCGGCGTCCTCACCACCAACACCCCGGAAGAGGCCCAGGAGAGGGCCGGGGGCAAGGCGGGCAACAAGGGAGCCGAGGCGGTCTTCACCGCCATCGAGATGGTGCGGCTTCTGGAGGCTATTTCCCGGTGAAAAGCGTCCGGGCGTAGCGCAGGTGCAGGTAGAGGAAGCACCCCAGGCAGAAACCGAAGGCCAGGTTGAGGAAGGCCAGGAGGGCCACCAGCAGGGCCAGGGCGTAGCCCACCCCCTTGAGCCCGAGAAGGAGGAAGAGGGAGGCCAGCCCCAAAAACACCGCCCCCAGAGTGCGGGCGAAGCGGTGGGGCCTGGGGTCCTCCTCCACCAGGCGGTGAGGCACCCGCAGCAGGCGCTTCAGGGCCACCATCAGGTCCCAGGGGGTGTGCTGGCTGGCCAGGAGGAGAAAGAGGAGGTAGACGAGAAGGGGAAGGTCCCAGAGGGCGGCCAGGGGCAGGAGGAGGGTGAGGAGGGCCTGGTTGAAGCGGAGCTGGTTCCGGTCCGTCACCATGGGGCCAGTATACACCTGAGCCTGTGAAGATTAGGGGTAGAGTGCACCCTCTCCCCATCCCGGGGGCAAAATGGGGGCATGGTCCTCCTCCTCACCACCCCTCTGCCCGTCCCTCACGGCTTCACCACCCGCCTGGGCGGGGTCTCGGAAGGCCCCTTTTATAGCCTCAACCTCTCCGCCGCCACCGGGGACGACCCCGGGCGGGTGGAGGAGAACCAGAAGAGGGTGCTGGCCGCCTTCGGCCATCCCCCCGTGGCCGCCCTCAAGCAGGTGCACGGAAGCGAGGTCCACCGGGTGGAAGGCCCCGGGGTCTGGGAGGGGGACGGGCTCTTCACCCAAACCCCCGGCCTCCTCCTCCGGGTGGGGGTGGCGGACTGCTACCCCCTCCTCCTCTACCACCCCCAAGGAGCTGTGGCCGCCCTGCACGCGGGCTGGCGGGGGGTGGTGGGGGGCATCCTGCCCAAAGCCCTGGCCCTCCTAGGGGATCTGGGCCTGGATCCCGCCGAGGCCCACCTGGCCGTGGGCCCCGGCATCGGCGGAGGGTGCTACCAGGTGGGGGAGGAGGTGGCGGCGGCCTTCGGGGAGGCCGGCCTTCCCACCTTCACCCCGGACCCCAAAGCCCCTGGCAAGTACCTCCTGGACCTGGAAGGGGCCCTCCTCCTCCAGGCCCGGCGGGCAGGGCTGAGAGAGGAACGCATCCACCGGATGGGCCTCTGCACCCACTGCGAACCCACCCTCTTCTCCCACCGCCGGGACCGGGGGCGAACGGGGCGGATGTGGGGGCTCGTTCTCCTTCCCCGCTAGGAGAACCCTTACCCCCTCGTGGCACAATGGAGGCATGTTCTTTCCCAGGGCAGTCCTCCCCTCCCTCCTCCACCTCACCCCGGCGTGGTTGGGGGCGCGAGGCCTTAAGGGCGTTATCCTGGACCTGGACAACACCCTTCTGCCCTACGGGGAGGAGGAAATCCCCTCCGCCTACCGGGACTGGCTGGAAAGGCTCAGGACCGAGGTGCCCGTTTACCTCCTCTCCAACGCCCTGCCCGAACGCTTCGCCCGGGTGCAAGGGGCCCTGGGTCTCCCCGGCCACGCCCCGGCCCTCAAGCCCTGGCTGGGCTTCCGGAGGGCTTTGAAGGCCCTGGGCCTCCCCCCGCGGCAGGTGGCGGTGGTGGGGGACCAGGTCTTCACCGACGTGCTGGGGGGCAACCTGGTGGGAGCCTACACCGTACTGGTGCCGCCCCTAAGGGAGAGGGAATTCTTTTACACGCGTTTCATACGGTTGCTGGAGACTCCTTTTAGGAGACCCTGGGGGGGACCCTTATGAGCGTGCTCACCATCGGCGACAAGCGGCTCGGCGCTATTCTGCTGGACGCCGGGCTCCTCACGGACGAGGAGCTACAGATGGCCCTGGAAAAACACAGGGAGGTAGGGGGAAGCCTGGCGGAGGTCATCGTGGAGTCGGGCTTTCTCTCCGAGAGGCGCATCGCCCAAGCCATCGAGGATCACTTCGGCATCCCCCTGGTGGAGCTCCACACCCTGGAGATCCCTCCCAAGGTCAAGGCCCTCATCCCTGCGGAGAAGGCCAAGGAGCTCCAGGCCATTCCCTTCGCCCTGGACGAGGAGGCGGGGGTGGTGCGGGTGGCCTTCGTCAACCCCTTGGACACCCTGGCCCTGGAGGAGGTGGAAGACCTCACCGGCCTGGTGGTGGAGCCCTACCAGGCCACCAAAAGCGCCTTCCAGTACGCCTTGGCCAAGAACTACCCGGAACTGGGCCTTCCTCTGCCGCCACCCCCCGTGGGGCCTCACCAGGGAGAACTTAAGCTGGGGGAAATCCTGGTGCGCAAGGGCCTCACAAGCCGGGAAGCCCTGGAGGAAGCCTTGGTGGAGCAGGAGAAGACCGGGGACCTCCTGGGGCGGATCCTGGTGCGCAAGGGGCTCTCCGAGGAGGACCTCTACCGGGCCATGGCCGAGCAAAAGGGCCTGGAGTTTCTCCCCTCCACCGAGGGCCTGGAACCCGATCCCGCGGCCACCGCCCTCCTCCTCCGCTCCGACGCCCTGCGGTACAGCGCGGTGCCCCTGACCTTCCGCGAAGGACGGGTGGAGGTGGTCCTGGCCGACCCCCGGCACCTGGAGGCGGTGGAAGAGCTTCTGGGGCGGCCGGCCCACTTTTCCCTCACCCTCCCCAAGGCCTGGGAGGCCCTCTTCCATCGGGCCTATCCGGAGAAGGGCCGCCTGGGGGAGGTCCTGGTCCAAGAGGGCCGCCTGAGCCGCGAGGGGCTACGGGAGGCTTTGGAGGTGCAAAAGCGCCTGCCCAAGGCCAAGCCCCTGGGGGAGATCCTGGTGGAGCTGGGCCTGGCCCGGCC
Protein-coding sequences here:
- a CDS encoding MBL fold metallo-hydrolase, yielding MRIVPFGASREVTGSCHLLLAEGRQVLLDCGMFQGREEEKNRAPFGFDPQNLDAVVLTHAHLDHVGRLPKLCREGYQGPVYATRATLLLMRIVLEDALKVMEEPFFEEKDLEILQRHLKPLEYGEWLRLGDLTLTFGQAGHLPGSAFAVAQGEGKTFVYSGDLGNRQKTVLPDPSPPPKAHLVLSEGTYGDRPHRRFPATVEEFLDILDRTLSQGGKVFIPSFALERTQEILFLLYENGHRLPRAPIYLDSPMAERVLSLYPSLVRYLSEEVQVYFLQGKNPFRPRGLEVVENAEASRALAREPGPMVVIAGSGMLAGGRILHHLKHGLSDPKNALVFVGYQPRGGLGAEIIARPEKVRVLGQEVPLRAGVHTLGGFSGHAGQDELLDWLEGQPRVLLVHGEEEKLLELGKLLALRGQEVGLATLGEGVEV
- the metF gene encoding methylenetetrahydrofolate reductase [NAD(P)H] — protein: MKIRDLLRERRGPLFSFEFFPPKTPEGEEALFRTLGELKAFRPAFVSITYGAMGSTRERSVLWARRIRDLGLRPLAHLTVAGQSREEVGEVLERFVAAGVENLLALRGDPPPGERVFRPHPEGFRYAVELVARIRERYGEGVSVGGAAYPEGHPESPSLEADLRHFRAKVEAGLDFAITQLFFNNAHYFGFLERARRIGIGIPILPGIMPVTGYAQLRRFTEVCGASIPGPLLSQLERHQEDPKATLEIGVEHAARQVAELLEAGVEGVHFYTLNRSPATRMVLERLGFRPRAEQAEGESPGGP
- a CDS encoding nicotinamidase, whose translation is MVEVPEIPKVVGLELPAKETALIVVDMQNDFAHPQGALFVPEAPRSVPAIKLLLEKAREAGARVVYTQDWHREDDPEFQIWPRHAVAGTWGAEILEELRPEPGDLVVQKVRYDAFYGTPLDHYLHLWGVKHVVVTGTVANICVLHTAGSAALRWYRVVLPEDATSALTPFDLQAALRQVAFLYQGKVTRAEGVRFV
- a CDS encoding histidinol-phosphatase HisJ family protein, with product MVDSHLHTPLCGHAEGAPGEYVFHARKAGLRGLVFTDHGPMPPWYDPQSRMRLAELPFYLLALERVREENPDLYVGIGLEADFHEGTQDFVRALLRSYPFDYAIGSVHYLGAWPLDHPDHREEYAWRDLKEVYRAYFQEVARAARSGLFHAIGHLDLPKKFGHHLPEEALVELAEPALRAIAEEGLLLDVNTAGLRNPAGEVYPGPALLRRARELGIGVVLGSDAHRPQEVGHAFAEAADLLLGLGYREALYFREGRPVAYPLSRAL
- a CDS encoding sulfite oxidase-like oxidoreductase; the protein is MAQVPPGQIVTERFPILTYGEEPRIPKEAWRFELFGLVEAPFTLTYADLLALPQVELTRDFHCVTRWSRLDVVWRGVRVRDLLERAQPRPEAVAALAYCYGGYTTNLLLEDLLREDVLLAHTLFGKPLPPERGGPVRLLVPHLYAWKSAKWVRGIELLDRLELGFWEKLGYHWRGDPWREERFQEGPVPAASLRFRSKKT
- a CDS encoding NAD(P)-dependent alcohol dehydrogenase, which produces MRAARLHEYGKPLVVEEVPEPELGFGEVLVRVEGAGFCHSDLHVMDGEIPILPVLPHTLGHENAGTVVRVGPGVEGVKEGDKVVVYGGWGCGRCRYCLQGLEQLCLAPQWVGLSRHPGGYAEYLKVPHARYLVPLNRLDPKEAAPLADAALTPYRAVKKALPYLSPDGYALVIGVGGLGQYGVKLLRLLFGGGIIALDINPDRLERAKAYGADFALNPKEGGDPAGRILDLTGGMGVVAAFDFVGSEETLTLAVGVTATGGKVTQLGLAGGAARLKVLENSRFEVLFEATLWGTVQELREVVALAEAGRLTPIELEYHPLEAINEVAARLRRGEVGGRAVIVP
- a CDS encoding DUF190 domain-containing protein — translated: MRLEGEARLLRIFIGESDRFQGRPLYEAIVLEARRRGLAGATVFRGFMGFGAHSQVHTAKILQLSQDLPVMIEIVDEEAKIRAFLPVLDGMVREGLVTLERVEVIRYRG
- the crcB gene encoding fluoride efflux transporter CrcB → MERYLLVALGGALGSLLRYGLGAWVQGLAGPGFPYSTLFVNALGSFLLGLVVGLSLGGALSGEARLFLAMGVLGGFTTFSTFSYETVLLLQDGEWSKALLYVLLSVLLGLFLAFWGYRLGGALVG
- the ribH gene encoding 6,7-dimethyl-8-ribityllumazine synthase, translating into MKPKTLSPILTARGVRLAIAVGRFNERVTKMLLEGALEAYARLGGDPAEVLVAWVPGSFELPLVAKRLAQRPDVDAVVALGAVVRGETPHFEYVAAQAASGLMQAMLQTEKPIVFGVLTTNTPEEAQERAGGKAGNKGAEAVFTAIEMVRLLEAISR
- a CDS encoding DUF4395 family protein; the protein is MVTDRNQLRFNQALLTLLLPLAALWDLPLLVYLLFLLLASQHTPWDLMVALKRLLRVPHRLVEEDPRPHRFARTLGAVFLGLASLFLLLGLKGVGYALALLVALLAFLNLAFGFCLGCFLYLHLRYARTLFTGK
- the pgeF gene encoding peptidoglycan editing factor PgeF, with amino-acid sequence MVLLLTTPLPVPHGFTTRLGGVSEGPFYSLNLSAATGDDPGRVEENQKRVLAAFGHPPVAALKQVHGSEVHRVEGPGVWEGDGLFTQTPGLLLRVGVADCYPLLLYHPQGAVAALHAGWRGVVGGILPKALALLGDLGLDPAEAHLAVGPGIGGGCYQVGEEVAAAFGEAGLPTFTPDPKAPGKYLLDLEGALLLQARRAGLREERIHRMGLCTHCEPTLFSHRRDRGRTGRMWGLVLLPR
- a CDS encoding YqeG family HAD IIIA-type phosphatase; this encodes MFFPRAVLPSLLHLTPAWLGARGLKGVILDLDNTLLPYGEEEIPSAYRDWLERLRTEVPVYLLSNALPERFARVQGALGLPGHAPALKPWLGFRRALKALGLPPRQVAVVGDQVFTDVLGGNLVGAYTVLVPPLREREFFYTRFIRLLETPFRRPWGGPL